CAGTGGCGTTCAGGCCGCTGCCGTTTCGTTGATGTCGGTTTCGGCGGGACAGGCGACGGCCAGTATCCAGCTCGGGTTTTTCTGCGGGACGAGACGACCGGGCGCGAGGCGCAGACCGGTTGCCGCACACCATTGCGCCAGTTGCTTTTGCACGGCGGCGACATTGGTGTCGGTAACTGCCTGGAGCAACAGCATGCGCCCGCCAGGGCGGAGCAGCCGCACGGCTTCTTGCAGCGCATCGAGCGGACGATCCGCACCCGCCAGTACATCGTCGAGAATGATCGTGTCGAATTCGTCATCCGCGAACGGCAATCGGTACATGTCGCCAAAACGCAAACTGCAATTGCTGAGTCCGGCCAGCAGCAATTCATTGCGTGCGAGGTCACGCGCACCCGCGTCGATGTCGACTCCGACCGCGCGATTCGCCCGGCTCGACAGCAACTTCAGCAGTCCGCCGCGACCACAACCGATGTCCAGCAGATCGCCAATCGGCGCCGCAACGGTCAAGTCCATGATGGCGCGGTGCAGGCCGCGGTCGGCTGTCGCGTCGAGAGGCTCTGCGAGCTCGGCGGGTTGCCGGTCGACATTGCGCAAGCGACGCAGTTCTGCGGCATCGGCGGCAAACAGTGGCTCGTCGTCGGGCAACAGGCGCAACAGCTGCCGGTGCTGAGCTGCCAGCGCAGCCCGGGTGGGTAAACGGTAGTAGACGCGTTGCCCGTCGCGAAAGCGTTCAACCAGTTCCGCATCGCACAGCTGTTTCAGGTGTTGCGACACCCGCGGCTGACTCAGACCCAGAACCTCGGTCAACTCGGACACACTGCATTCGCCGTGCCGGCACAAGGCCAGCAGCCGCAGCCGCACCGGGTCAGCGACGACCTTCAGGCGGGCCAGCAACTGTTGCGTGGAAGCTAACATAATAAATATATAAGGATATCTTTATATAACCGGCGCGCAGTGTAGCACAGAGGCTTTTGACAGGAAAAGGGACGAGCGCCCGGAAACCGTATTGCGGGCGTGGCGCCAGGCTGGTGCCCGCTGTGGCTAGTGCAAACGACCCGACGACGGACCGGGCAGCGCGAACAGCCGTTTGATATCGATCTCGTCAAAGCGGCGCTTGCGACCGCAGTATTCACAGGTCACGTCAACAGCGCCGTCCGTCTGGACCGATTCCATTGCTTCCTGTTCGCCCAGCATGCGCAAGACGTCTTCGGTTCGTTCGCGGCTGCAACGGCAACGAAACATGGCGTCACGGCCGGCAAATACACGCAGGTCGTCATCCGCAAACAAGCGGCCCAGCAGCCCCATATCGACGCCAGCGCGCATATCGTCGGGGCGCAATGTCGCGGCCAGCATGCCGAGCCGCCGCCAGTCGTCTTCGTCGAGCTCACCGCTGCCCGGCATTTGCTGCAGCAACAGGCCGCCAGCAACCGTTGGCTCGGCGAGCAGAGCAAGGTGACTGGGAATCTGTGCCGAACGCTCGTAATACGTTTCCAGGCTGGCCGCCAGCGACTCGCCGCTAACGTCGACGATCCCCTGGTACGGTCGCTCTATCGCGCTGCCGTCCACCGTGATCGCACACTGCGCCCGGGACACCATTTCCGCGTATGACAGCGCGGCACCCCCGAGGTCGGCATGGGCCATACCGCGCATTTCGAGCTTGCTGCTGCATTGCATGACCAGCATGGACAACGGACCGTCGCCGCTGATTTGCAAGGTAATATTGCTGTCGGATTTCAGGCTTTGTGCTATCAATGCGCTGGCGGCTGCGGCGTGCCCCAACACTTCAGCAACGGGCTCAACGTACTGGCGCCCTTCCTGCATGCGTTGCCACGACGAGCTCAGCTGCACGAGCGCACCGCGCACCGGCAGCGACTCGAACAGGAACGGAATGACAGTGTCGTTAGCGGACATGACCGGTGATAACCAGTATCACGAAGCAGCGAGTTTGCGTTTCAACGACTCGTTGACCTGACCGGGGTTGGCCTTGCCGCGCGATTCCTTCATGACCTGGCCGACGAGGAAACCGATGATCTTTTCCTTGCCGGCGCGATAGTCCGCAACCTGCTGGGGATTGGCCTCGATAACCGCATCAACGATCGCATCGATCGCGGATGTATCGGTGATCTGCGTGAGCCCTCGTGCAGCAATGACCTCATCCGCACTGCCCTCGCCGGTCCACATCGCCTCGAAGACTTCCTTGGCAATCTTGCCGGAGATCGTGCCGTCATCAATGCGCCGCAACAGCCCGCCGAGCTGCTCCGGCGTCAGGCTTTGCTCGCTGATCTCCAGACCATCACGATTCATTGCCGCGGTCAGCTCGCCGGTAACCCAGTTGGCCGCCTGCTGCGCGTTGCCGCCAGCTGCGACAGTGACTTCTTCGAAATAGTCGGCCAGTGCCCGATTTTGTGTCAGCACTTCCGCGTCAGCGACTTTAATGCCGTACTCATCGACGAACCGCTGCAGCTTCGCGTTTGGCAACTCCGGCAGCGAATCGCGGACGGCACTGATAAAGGAGTCATCGATTTCAACGGGCAGCAGATCAGGATCGGGGAAATAACGGTAGTCATTCGCCTCTTCCTTGCTGCGCATTGAGCGGGTTTCGTCACGATCCGAATCGTACAGCCGTGTTTCCTGCACGACCTGCCCGCCATCCTCGATCAGCTCGATCTGCCGGGCTACTTCGAAATTGATCGCTTTCTCGACGTACCGGAACGAGTTCAGGTTTTTGAGCTCCGTGCGCGTTCCCAGTGCTGTTTGTCCGCGCGGCCGAACAGAGACATTCGCATCGCAACGGAACGAGCCTTCCTGCATATTGCCGTCGGAAATTTCAAGGTAGCGAACGATTGAATGAATCTTGCGCATGTAGGCGACGGCTTCGCGCGCCGAGCGCATATCCGGTTCGGAGACAATTTCCAGCAAGGGCGTGCCCGCACGGTTCAGGTCGATGCCCGAATTGGCATCCAAACCCACGTGGATGG
The DNA window shown above is from Woeseia oceani and carries:
- a CDS encoding ArsR/SmtB family transcription factor, yielding MLASTQQLLARLKVVADPVRLRLLALCRHGECSVSELTEVLGLSQPRVSQHLKQLCDAELVERFRDGQRVYYRLPTRAALAAQHRQLLRLLPDDEPLFAADAAELRRLRNVDRQPAELAEPLDATADRGLHRAIMDLTVAAPIGDLLDIGCGRGGLLKLLSSRANRAVGVDIDAGARDLARNELLLAGLSNCSLRFGDMYRLPFADDEFDTIILDDVLAGADRPLDALQEAVRLLRPGGRMLLLQAVTDTNVAAVQKQLAQWCAATGLRLAPGRLVPQKNPSWILAVACPAETDINETAAA
- the hslO gene encoding Hsp33 family molecular chaperone HslO, which translates into the protein MSANDTVIPFLFESLPVRGALVQLSSSWQRMQEGRQYVEPVAEVLGHAAAASALIAQSLKSDSNITLQISGDGPLSMLVMQCSSKLEMRGMAHADLGGAALSYAEMVSRAQCAITVDGSAIERPYQGIVDVSGESLAASLETYYERSAQIPSHLALLAEPTVAGGLLLQQMPGSGELDEDDWRRLGMLAATLRPDDMRAGVDMGLLGRLFADDDLRVFAGRDAMFRCRCSRERTEDVLRMLGEQEAMESVQTDGAVDVTCEYCGRKRRFDEIDIKRLFALPGPSSGRLH
- the gatB gene encoding Asp-tRNA(Asn)/Glu-tRNA(Gln) amidotransferase subunit GatB, which encodes MSTAWEVVIGLEIHTQLATKSKIFSGAATAYGAEPNTQACLVDLGYPGVLPVLNADVVRMACKFGFAVGADIAPRSVFARKNYFYPDLPKGYQISQFELPIVVGGELMIRDDDGNEKRIGITRAHLEEDAGKSIHVGLDANSGIDLNRAGTPLLEIVSEPDMRSAREAVAYMRKIHSIVRYLEISDGNMQEGSFRCDANVSVRPRGQTALGTRTELKNLNSFRYVEKAINFEVARQIELIEDGGQVVQETRLYDSDRDETRSMRSKEEANDYRYFPDPDLLPVEIDDSFISAVRDSLPELPNAKLQRFVDEYGIKVADAEVLTQNRALADYFEEVTVAAGGNAQQAANWVTGELTAAMNRDGLEISEQSLTPEQLGGLLRRIDDGTISGKIAKEVFEAMWTGEGSADEVIAARGLTQITDTSAIDAIVDAVIEANPQQVADYRAGKEKIIGFLVGQVMKESRGKANPGQVNESLKRKLAAS